GCAAGATAAGCTCTTTTGCAAGCCCTTGGCCTCTAAATTTCTCATCCACAGCGATGCTATCTATATAAAACTCATCGTCAAAGCACTCTTTTTCTACCTTGGCGTCTTTGCCAAGCGCCTTTAGATGCTGAGAAATTTCTCTATCAAGCTGCTCTACGTCGCCGCCAAAGTAAGCACACATAGCAGCGATTATCTGCTCGTCACGCCTATAGACATAAACATTTTTATAGCTAAGTCTGTTTGTCTCGCTTTGAAAAAATTTCTCTAAAATTTCGTCGCTTTTTGCAGGATCGTCGTAGCCAC
This genomic stretch from Campylobacter concisus harbors:
- a CDS encoding GNAT family N-acetyltransferase — protein: MIKNAQKQDAKICIKLLNLAMEDIAYKLSGYDDPAKSDEILEKFFQSETNRLSYKNVYVYRRDEQIIAAMCAYFGGDVEQLDREISQHLKALGKDAKVEKECFDDEFYIDSIAVDEKFRGQGLAKELILHSFAKAKELGHKKVSLIVDVNKPKVRKFYESLGFKFNTKKIINLHEYDHMIKEII